A window of Onychostoma macrolepis isolate SWU-2019 chromosome 01, ASM1243209v1, whole genome shotgun sequence contains these coding sequences:
- the osbp gene encoding oxysterol-binding protein 1 isoform X33 produces the protein MLSRWGTTQLGPPSDTVKPRAVVMSEPKAPTPAPGDTYKGWLFKWTNYIKGYQRRWFVLSNGLLSYYRTQAEMGHTCRGTINLATANIAVEDSCNFVISNGGTQTYHLKASSEVERQRWITALELAKAKAFRMQAESDDSGDDSSPPAAGQGAGSRNSEVQSTLRTLGSKVEDLSTCNDLIAKHGSALQRSLSELEGVRLGGETSEKIRQVTERATLFRITSNAMINACRDFLSLAQAHSKRWQKALQAEREQRVRLEETLEQLAKQHNHLERAFRGATVLPASQSNPAIDSKGPVPGKGDVSDEDEENEFFDACEDVQEFITVPADPKYHRSGSNVSGISSELGMDDGTTSLDEQSLASNPESPQSQEVVPVRKRRTRIPDKPNYSLNLWSIMKNCIGKELSKIPMPVNFNEPLSMLQRLSEDLEYYELLDRGAKCQSSLEQMCYVAAFTVSSYSTTVHRTGKPFNPLLGETFELDRVQESGYRSICEQVSHHPPAAAHHAISERGWTLRQEIALASKFRGKYLSIMPLGSIHCIFEKSNNHYTWKKVTTTVHNIIVGKLWIDQSGEIDVVNHRTGDRCHLKFAPYSYFSRDVARKVTGVVTDKDGKAHYVLSGTWDEKMECSRVMQSTRGGENGADGRQKTVYQTLKAKELWKKTPLPEGAENMYYFSTLALTLNETEEGIAPTDSRRRPDQRLMEQGRWEEANAEKQRLEEKQRTARREREREANRSANPAEEGGHQDNYKPMWFERQVDPMTGEPTHIYSGGYWEAKEQGSWDSCPDIF, from the exons GACCCAGGCGGAGATGGGTCACACATGTCGGGGTACTATAAACCTGGCCACAGCCAATATCGCGGTGGAGGACTCATGCAATTTTGTCATCTCTAATGGTGGCACGCAGACGTATCACTTGAAGGCCAGCTCAGAGGTGGAGCGGCAGCGGTGGATCACAGCACTGGAGCTGGCCAAAGCCAAAGCTTTCCGCATGCAGGCTGAGTCAG atgACTCCGGGGACGACTCCTCTCCTCCTGCGGCAGGTCAGGGTGCAGGCTCACGCAACTCAGAGGTGCAGTCCACCCTCCGGACGCTGGGCAGCAAGGTGGAGGATCTGAGCACCTGCAACGATCTCATCGCCAAACACGGCTCTGCACTTCAGCG GTCCTTGTCTGAGCTGGAGGGAGTTCGGCTGGGAGGAGAGACGAGTGAAAAGATTCGGCAGGTGACGGAGCGAGCCACTCTCTTCCGCATCACCTCCAATGCCATGATCAAT GCCTGCCGGGACTTCCTGTCGTTGGCTCAGGCTCACAGTAAGCGCTGGCAGAAAGCCCTGCAGGCCGAGAGAGAGCAGAGAGTGCGACTGGAGGAGACACTGGAGCAGCTCGCCAAACAACACAACCATCTGGAGAGAGCCTTCAGAGGAGCGACCGTACTGCCTGCATCTCAGAGCAACCCTGCCATAGACAGCAAAG GCCCAGTTCCAGGAAAGGGCGACGTCAGTGACGAGGATGAGGAGAATGAATTCTTTGACGCATGCGAGGACGTTCAAGAGTTTATCACTGTACCAGCAGACCCCAAATATCACAG ATCCGGCAGCAATGTCAGCGGAATCAGTAGCGAGCTTGGAATGGACGACGGGACGACGTCG CTAGATGAGCAGTCTCTGGCATCCAATCCCGAATCTCCGCAGTCCCAGGAAGTAGTGCCTGTGAGAAAGAGGCGGACCCGAATCCCAGATAAACCAAATTACTCTCTCAATCTATGGAGCATCATGAAGAATTGTATCGGAAAAGAGCTCTCCAAAATCCCTATGCCT GTGAACTTCAACGAGCCCCTATCTATGCTGCAGCGTCTCTCCGAGGACCTCGAGTACTACGAGCTGCTGGACCGGGGCGCTAAGTGCCAGAGCTCTCTGGAGCAGATGTGCTACGTGGCAGCTTTCACCGTTTCCTCTTACTCCACTACAGTTCACCGCACGGGCAAACCCTTCAACCCTCTGCTGGGAGAGACATTTGAGCTGGACCGCGTGCAGGAGAGCGGCTACAGGTCCATCTGTGAGCAG GTAAGCCATCACCCTCCGGCTGCGGCCCATCACGCGATCTCCGAGCGAGGCTGGACCCTGAGACAGGAGATCGCCCTGGCCAGCAAGTTCAGGGGAAAATATCTTTCCATCATGCCCCTTG GTTCTATTCATTGTATCTTTGAGAAGAGTAACAATCACTACACCTGGAAGAAAGTCACAACCACAGTGCACAATATCATTGTCGGGAAGCTCTGGATAGATCAG TCAGGAGAAATCGACGTTGTGAACCACAGAACAGGCGACCGCTGTCATCTCAAATTTGCCCCGTACAGCTACTTCTCCCGAGATGTGGCCAGAAAG GTCACGGGGGTTGTGACTGATAAAGACGGGAAAGCGCACTATGTTCTGTCTGGGACGTGGGACGAGAAGATGGAATGCTCTCGTGTGATGCAGAGCACCAGAGGGGGAGAGAACGGCGCCGATGGGCGACAGAAAACCGTCTATCAGACGCTCAAAGCCAAAGAGCTGTGGAAGAAGACTCCGCTGCC GGAAGGCGCTGAAAACATGTACTACTTCTCGACCCTGGCGTTGACATTGAACGAGACGGAGGAGGGCATTGCTCCCACGGATAGCAGGAGGCGGCCGGATCAGCGTCTGATGGAGCAGGGCCGCTGGGAGGAGGCCAACGCTGAGAAACAAAGACTGGAGGAGAAGCAGCGCACCGCCCGCCGAGAGAGGGAGCGAGAGGCCAACCGCTCCGCCAACCCTGCAGAAGAGG GTGGTCACCAGGACAACTACAAGCCCATGTGGTTCGAGCGGCAGGTCGACCCAATGACAGGAGAGCCCACGCACATCTACAGTGGAGGATACTGGGAAGCCAAGGAGCAGGGCAGCTGGGACTCCTGCCCGGATATCTTCTGA
- the osbp gene encoding oxysterol-binding protein 1 isoform X16: protein MLSRWGTTQLGPPSDTVKPRAVVMSEPKAPTPAPGDTYKGWLFKWTNYIKGYQRRWFVLSNGLLSYYRTQAEMGHTCRGTINLATANIAVEDSCNFVISNGGTQTYHLKASSEVERQRWITALELAKAKAFRMQAESGQLERKPHLRIAQKCTLWGFCLTVFGPLFFFSADDSGDDSSPPAAGQGAGSRNSEVQSTLRTLGSKVEDLSTCNDLIAKHGSALQRSLSELEGVRLGGETSEKIRQVTERATLFRITSNAMINACRDFLSLAQAHSKRWQKALQAEREQRVRLEETLEQLAKQHNHLERAFRGATVLPASQSNPAIDSKGPVPGKGDVSDEDEENEFFDACEDVQEFITVPADPKYHRRSGSNVSGISSELGMDDGTTSLDEQSLASNPESPQSQEVVPVRKRRTRIPDKPNYSLNLWSIMKNCIGKELSKIPMPVNFNEPLSMLQRLSEDLEYYELLDRGAKCQSSLEQMCYVAAFTVSSYSTTVHRTGKPFNPLLGETFELDRVQESGYRSICEQVSHHPPAAAHHAISERGWTLRQEIALASKFRGKYLSIMPLGSIHCIFEKSNNHYTWKKVTTTVHNIIVGKLWIDQSGEIDVVNHRTGDRCHLKFAPYSYFSRDVARKVTGVVTDKDGKAHYVLSGTWDEKMECSRVMQSTRGGENGADGRQKTVYQTLKAKELWKKTPLPEGAENMYYFSTLALTLNETEEGIAPTDSRRRPDQRLMEQGRWEEANAEKQRLEEKQRTARREREREANRSANPAEEGKEPADGAEEVEIASEPSETTYKMEGPYGAPVKSGHQDNYKPMWFERQVDPMTGEPTHIYSGGYWEAKEQGSWDSCPDIF, encoded by the exons GACCCAGGCGGAGATGGGTCACACATGTCGGGGTACTATAAACCTGGCCACAGCCAATATCGCGGTGGAGGACTCATGCAATTTTGTCATCTCTAATGGTGGCACGCAGACGTATCACTTGAAGGCCAGCTCAGAGGTGGAGCGGCAGCGGTGGATCACAGCACTGGAGCTGGCCAAAGCCAAAGCTTTCCGCATGCAGGCTGAGTCAGGTCAGTTGGAAAGGAAACCACATTTGAGAATAGCACAAAAATGCACACTTTGGGGTTTCTGTCTCACAGTTTTTggtcctcttttttttttttctgcagatgACTCCGGGGACGACTCCTCTCCTCCTGCGGCAGGTCAGGGTGCAGGCTCACGCAACTCAGAGGTGCAGTCCACCCTCCGGACGCTGGGCAGCAAGGTGGAGGATCTGAGCACCTGCAACGATCTCATCGCCAAACACGGCTCTGCACTTCAGCG GTCCTTGTCTGAGCTGGAGGGAGTTCGGCTGGGAGGAGAGACGAGTGAAAAGATTCGGCAGGTGACGGAGCGAGCCACTCTCTTCCGCATCACCTCCAATGCCATGATCAAT GCCTGCCGGGACTTCCTGTCGTTGGCTCAGGCTCACAGTAAGCGCTGGCAGAAAGCCCTGCAGGCCGAGAGAGAGCAGAGAGTGCGACTGGAGGAGACACTGGAGCAGCTCGCCAAACAACACAACCATCTGGAGAGAGCCTTCAGAGGAGCGACCGTACTGCCTGCATCTCAGAGCAACCCTGCCATAGACAGCAAAG GCCCAGTTCCAGGAAAGGGCGACGTCAGTGACGAGGATGAGGAGAATGAATTCTTTGACGCATGCGAGGACGTTCAAGAGTTTATCACTGTACCAGCAGACCCCAAATATCACAG GAGATCCGGCAGCAATGTCAGCGGAATCAGTAGCGAGCTTGGAATGGACGACGGGACGACGTCG CTAGATGAGCAGTCTCTGGCATCCAATCCCGAATCTCCGCAGTCCCAGGAAGTAGTGCCTGTGAGAAAGAGGCGGACCCGAATCCCAGATAAACCAAATTACTCTCTCAATCTATGGAGCATCATGAAGAATTGTATCGGAAAAGAGCTCTCCAAAATCCCTATGCCT GTGAACTTCAACGAGCCCCTATCTATGCTGCAGCGTCTCTCCGAGGACCTCGAGTACTACGAGCTGCTGGACCGGGGCGCTAAGTGCCAGAGCTCTCTGGAGCAGATGTGCTACGTGGCAGCTTTCACCGTTTCCTCTTACTCCACTACAGTTCACCGCACGGGCAAACCCTTCAACCCTCTGCTGGGAGAGACATTTGAGCTGGACCGCGTGCAGGAGAGCGGCTACAGGTCCATCTGTGAGCAG GTAAGCCATCACCCTCCGGCTGCGGCCCATCACGCGATCTCCGAGCGAGGCTGGACCCTGAGACAGGAGATCGCCCTGGCCAGCAAGTTCAGGGGAAAATATCTTTCCATCATGCCCCTTG GTTCTATTCATTGTATCTTTGAGAAGAGTAACAATCACTACACCTGGAAGAAAGTCACAACCACAGTGCACAATATCATTGTCGGGAAGCTCTGGATAGATCAG TCAGGAGAAATCGACGTTGTGAACCACAGAACAGGCGACCGCTGTCATCTCAAATTTGCCCCGTACAGCTACTTCTCCCGAGATGTGGCCAGAAAG GTCACGGGGGTTGTGACTGATAAAGACGGGAAAGCGCACTATGTTCTGTCTGGGACGTGGGACGAGAAGATGGAATGCTCTCGTGTGATGCAGAGCACCAGAGGGGGAGAGAACGGCGCCGATGGGCGACAGAAAACCGTCTATCAGACGCTCAAAGCCAAAGAGCTGTGGAAGAAGACTCCGCTGCC GGAAGGCGCTGAAAACATGTACTACTTCTCGACCCTGGCGTTGACATTGAACGAGACGGAGGAGGGCATTGCTCCCACGGATAGCAGGAGGCGGCCGGATCAGCGTCTGATGGAGCAGGGCCGCTGGGAGGAGGCCAACGCTGAGAAACAAAGACTGGAGGAGAAGCAGCGCACCGCCCGCCGAGAGAGGGAGCGAGAGGCCAACCGCTCCGCCAACCCTGCAGAAGAGGGTAAGGAGCCAGCGGACGGGG CTGAAGAAGTCGAGATTGCCAGTGAGCCCTCTGAGACCACTTACAAAA TGGAGGGTCCGTATGGAGCTCCAGTCAAAA GTGGTCACCAGGACAACTACAAGCCCATGTGGTTCGAGCGGCAGGTCGACCCAATGACAGGAGAGCCCACGCACATCTACAGTGGAGGATACTGGGAAGCCAAGGAGCAGGGCAGCTGGGACTCCTGCCCGGATATCTTCTGA
- the osbp gene encoding oxysterol-binding protein 1 isoform X8, giving the protein MLSRWGTTQLGPPSDTVKPRAVVMSEPKAPTPAPGDTYKGWLFKWTNYIKGYQRRWFVLSNGLLSYYRTQAEMGHTCRGTINLATANIAVEDSCNFVISNGGTQTYHLKASSEVERQRWITALELAKAKAFRMQAESGQLERKPHLRIAQKCTLWGFCLTVFGPLFFFSADDSGDDSSPPAAGQGAGSRNSEVQSTLRTLGSKVEDLSTCNDLIAKHGSALQRSLSELEGVRLGGETSEKIRQVTERATLFRITSNAMINACRDFLSLAQAHSKRWQKALQAEREQRVRLEETLEQLAKQHNHLERAFRGATVLPASQSNPAIDSKGPVPGKGDVSDEDEENEFFDACEDVQEFITVPADPKYHRRSGSNVSGISSELGMDDGTTSLDEQSLASNPESPQSQEVVPVRKRRTRIPDKPNYSLNLWSIMKNCIGKELSKIPMPVNFNEPLSMLQRLSEDLEYYELLDRGAKCQSSLEQMCYVAAFTVSSYSTTVHRTGKPFNPLLGETFELDRVQESGYRSICEQVSHHPPAAAHHAISERGWTLRQEIALASKFRGKYLSIMPLGSIHCIFEKSNNHYTWKKVTTTVHNIIVGKLWIDQSGEIDVVNHRTGDRCHLKFAPYSYFSRDVARKVTGVVTDKDGKAHYVLSGTWDEKMECSRVMQSTRGGENGADGRQKTVYQTLKAKELWKKTPLPEGAENMYYFSTLALTLNETEEGIAPTDSRRRPDQRLMEQGRWEEANAEKQRLEEKQRTARREREREANRSANPAEEALIEDSISDSPLKTEEVEIASEPSETTYKTETLHGSHPPAYSSGHQDNYKPMWFERQVDPMTGEPTHIYSGGYWEAKEQGSWDSCPDIF; this is encoded by the exons GACCCAGGCGGAGATGGGTCACACATGTCGGGGTACTATAAACCTGGCCACAGCCAATATCGCGGTGGAGGACTCATGCAATTTTGTCATCTCTAATGGTGGCACGCAGACGTATCACTTGAAGGCCAGCTCAGAGGTGGAGCGGCAGCGGTGGATCACAGCACTGGAGCTGGCCAAAGCCAAAGCTTTCCGCATGCAGGCTGAGTCAGGTCAGTTGGAAAGGAAACCACATTTGAGAATAGCACAAAAATGCACACTTTGGGGTTTCTGTCTCACAGTTTTTggtcctcttttttttttttctgcagatgACTCCGGGGACGACTCCTCTCCTCCTGCGGCAGGTCAGGGTGCAGGCTCACGCAACTCAGAGGTGCAGTCCACCCTCCGGACGCTGGGCAGCAAGGTGGAGGATCTGAGCACCTGCAACGATCTCATCGCCAAACACGGCTCTGCACTTCAGCG GTCCTTGTCTGAGCTGGAGGGAGTTCGGCTGGGAGGAGAGACGAGTGAAAAGATTCGGCAGGTGACGGAGCGAGCCACTCTCTTCCGCATCACCTCCAATGCCATGATCAAT GCCTGCCGGGACTTCCTGTCGTTGGCTCAGGCTCACAGTAAGCGCTGGCAGAAAGCCCTGCAGGCCGAGAGAGAGCAGAGAGTGCGACTGGAGGAGACACTGGAGCAGCTCGCCAAACAACACAACCATCTGGAGAGAGCCTTCAGAGGAGCGACCGTACTGCCTGCATCTCAGAGCAACCCTGCCATAGACAGCAAAG GCCCAGTTCCAGGAAAGGGCGACGTCAGTGACGAGGATGAGGAGAATGAATTCTTTGACGCATGCGAGGACGTTCAAGAGTTTATCACTGTACCAGCAGACCCCAAATATCACAG GAGATCCGGCAGCAATGTCAGCGGAATCAGTAGCGAGCTTGGAATGGACGACGGGACGACGTCG CTAGATGAGCAGTCTCTGGCATCCAATCCCGAATCTCCGCAGTCCCAGGAAGTAGTGCCTGTGAGAAAGAGGCGGACCCGAATCCCAGATAAACCAAATTACTCTCTCAATCTATGGAGCATCATGAAGAATTGTATCGGAAAAGAGCTCTCCAAAATCCCTATGCCT GTGAACTTCAACGAGCCCCTATCTATGCTGCAGCGTCTCTCCGAGGACCTCGAGTACTACGAGCTGCTGGACCGGGGCGCTAAGTGCCAGAGCTCTCTGGAGCAGATGTGCTACGTGGCAGCTTTCACCGTTTCCTCTTACTCCACTACAGTTCACCGCACGGGCAAACCCTTCAACCCTCTGCTGGGAGAGACATTTGAGCTGGACCGCGTGCAGGAGAGCGGCTACAGGTCCATCTGTGAGCAG GTAAGCCATCACCCTCCGGCTGCGGCCCATCACGCGATCTCCGAGCGAGGCTGGACCCTGAGACAGGAGATCGCCCTGGCCAGCAAGTTCAGGGGAAAATATCTTTCCATCATGCCCCTTG GTTCTATTCATTGTATCTTTGAGAAGAGTAACAATCACTACACCTGGAAGAAAGTCACAACCACAGTGCACAATATCATTGTCGGGAAGCTCTGGATAGATCAG TCAGGAGAAATCGACGTTGTGAACCACAGAACAGGCGACCGCTGTCATCTCAAATTTGCCCCGTACAGCTACTTCTCCCGAGATGTGGCCAGAAAG GTCACGGGGGTTGTGACTGATAAAGACGGGAAAGCGCACTATGTTCTGTCTGGGACGTGGGACGAGAAGATGGAATGCTCTCGTGTGATGCAGAGCACCAGAGGGGGAGAGAACGGCGCCGATGGGCGACAGAAAACCGTCTATCAGACGCTCAAAGCCAAAGAGCTGTGGAAGAAGACTCCGCTGCC GGAAGGCGCTGAAAACATGTACTACTTCTCGACCCTGGCGTTGACATTGAACGAGACGGAGGAGGGCATTGCTCCCACGGATAGCAGGAGGCGGCCGGATCAGCGTCTGATGGAGCAGGGCCGCTGGGAGGAGGCCAACGCTGAGAAACAAAGACTGGAGGAGAAGCAGCGCACCGCCCGCCGAGAGAGGGAGCGAGAGGCCAACCGCTCCGCCAACCCTGCAGAAGAGG CTCTCATTGAGGACTCCATATCTGACTCGCCTCTAAAAA CTGAAGAAGTCGAGATTGCCAGTGAGCCCTCTGAGACCACTTACAAAA CTGAAACACTGCATGGCTCACACCCACCGGCATACTCAA GTGGTCACCAGGACAACTACAAGCCCATGTGGTTCGAGCGGCAGGTCGACCCAATGACAGGAGAGCCCACGCACATCTACAGTGGAGGATACTGGGAAGCCAAGGAGCAGGGCAGCTGGGACTCCTGCCCGGATATCTTCTGA
- the osbp gene encoding oxysterol-binding protein 1 isoform X31, protein MLSRWGTTQLGPPSDTVKPRAVVMSEPKAPTPAPGDTYKGWLFKWTNYIKGYQRRWFVLSNGLLSYYRTQAEMGHTCRGTINLATANIAVEDSCNFVISNGGTQTYHLKASSEVERQRWITALELAKAKAFRMQAESDDSGDDSSPPAAGQGAGSRNSEVQSTLRTLGSKVEDLSTCNDLIAKHGSALQRSLSELEGVRLGGETSEKIRQVTERATLFRITSNAMINACRDFLSLAQAHSKRWQKALQAEREQRVRLEETLEQLAKQHNHLERAFRGATVLPASQSNPAIDSKGPVPGKGDVSDEDEENEFFDACEDVQEFITVPADPKYHRRSGSNVSGISSELGMDDGTTSLDEQSLASNPESPQSQEVVPVRKRRTRIPDKPNYSLNLWSIMKNCIGKELSKIPMPVNFNEPLSMLQRLSEDLEYYELLDRGAKCQSSLEQMCYVAAFTVSSYSTTVHRTGKPFNPLLGETFELDRVQESGYRSICEQVSHHPPAAAHHAISERGWTLRQEIALASKFRGKYLSIMPLGSIHCIFEKSNNHYTWKKVTTTVHNIIVGKLWIDQSGEIDVVNHRTGDRCHLKFAPYSYFSRDVARKVTGVVTDKDGKAHYVLSGTWDEKMECSRVMQSTRGGENGADGRQKTVYQTLKAKELWKKTPLPEGAENMYYFSTLALTLNETEEGIAPTDSRRRPDQRLMEQGRWEEANAEKQRLEEKQRTARREREREANRSANPAEEGKEPADGGGHQDNYKPMWFERQVDPMTGEPTHIYSGGYWEAKEQGSWDSCPDIF, encoded by the exons GACCCAGGCGGAGATGGGTCACACATGTCGGGGTACTATAAACCTGGCCACAGCCAATATCGCGGTGGAGGACTCATGCAATTTTGTCATCTCTAATGGTGGCACGCAGACGTATCACTTGAAGGCCAGCTCAGAGGTGGAGCGGCAGCGGTGGATCACAGCACTGGAGCTGGCCAAAGCCAAAGCTTTCCGCATGCAGGCTGAGTCAG atgACTCCGGGGACGACTCCTCTCCTCCTGCGGCAGGTCAGGGTGCAGGCTCACGCAACTCAGAGGTGCAGTCCACCCTCCGGACGCTGGGCAGCAAGGTGGAGGATCTGAGCACCTGCAACGATCTCATCGCCAAACACGGCTCTGCACTTCAGCG GTCCTTGTCTGAGCTGGAGGGAGTTCGGCTGGGAGGAGAGACGAGTGAAAAGATTCGGCAGGTGACGGAGCGAGCCACTCTCTTCCGCATCACCTCCAATGCCATGATCAAT GCCTGCCGGGACTTCCTGTCGTTGGCTCAGGCTCACAGTAAGCGCTGGCAGAAAGCCCTGCAGGCCGAGAGAGAGCAGAGAGTGCGACTGGAGGAGACACTGGAGCAGCTCGCCAAACAACACAACCATCTGGAGAGAGCCTTCAGAGGAGCGACCGTACTGCCTGCATCTCAGAGCAACCCTGCCATAGACAGCAAAG GCCCAGTTCCAGGAAAGGGCGACGTCAGTGACGAGGATGAGGAGAATGAATTCTTTGACGCATGCGAGGACGTTCAAGAGTTTATCACTGTACCAGCAGACCCCAAATATCACAG GAGATCCGGCAGCAATGTCAGCGGAATCAGTAGCGAGCTTGGAATGGACGACGGGACGACGTCG CTAGATGAGCAGTCTCTGGCATCCAATCCCGAATCTCCGCAGTCCCAGGAAGTAGTGCCTGTGAGAAAGAGGCGGACCCGAATCCCAGATAAACCAAATTACTCTCTCAATCTATGGAGCATCATGAAGAATTGTATCGGAAAAGAGCTCTCCAAAATCCCTATGCCT GTGAACTTCAACGAGCCCCTATCTATGCTGCAGCGTCTCTCCGAGGACCTCGAGTACTACGAGCTGCTGGACCGGGGCGCTAAGTGCCAGAGCTCTCTGGAGCAGATGTGCTACGTGGCAGCTTTCACCGTTTCCTCTTACTCCACTACAGTTCACCGCACGGGCAAACCCTTCAACCCTCTGCTGGGAGAGACATTTGAGCTGGACCGCGTGCAGGAGAGCGGCTACAGGTCCATCTGTGAGCAG GTAAGCCATCACCCTCCGGCTGCGGCCCATCACGCGATCTCCGAGCGAGGCTGGACCCTGAGACAGGAGATCGCCCTGGCCAGCAAGTTCAGGGGAAAATATCTTTCCATCATGCCCCTTG GTTCTATTCATTGTATCTTTGAGAAGAGTAACAATCACTACACCTGGAAGAAAGTCACAACCACAGTGCACAATATCATTGTCGGGAAGCTCTGGATAGATCAG TCAGGAGAAATCGACGTTGTGAACCACAGAACAGGCGACCGCTGTCATCTCAAATTTGCCCCGTACAGCTACTTCTCCCGAGATGTGGCCAGAAAG GTCACGGGGGTTGTGACTGATAAAGACGGGAAAGCGCACTATGTTCTGTCTGGGACGTGGGACGAGAAGATGGAATGCTCTCGTGTGATGCAGAGCACCAGAGGGGGAGAGAACGGCGCCGATGGGCGACAGAAAACCGTCTATCAGACGCTCAAAGCCAAAGAGCTGTGGAAGAAGACTCCGCTGCC GGAAGGCGCTGAAAACATGTACTACTTCTCGACCCTGGCGTTGACATTGAACGAGACGGAGGAGGGCATTGCTCCCACGGATAGCAGGAGGCGGCCGGATCAGCGTCTGATGGAGCAGGGCCGCTGGGAGGAGGCCAACGCTGAGAAACAAAGACTGGAGGAGAAGCAGCGCACCGCCCGCCGAGAGAGGGAGCGAGAGGCCAACCGCTCCGCCAACCCTGCAGAAGAGGGTAAGGAGCCAGCGGACGGGG GTGGTCACCAGGACAACTACAAGCCCATGTGGTTCGAGCGGCAGGTCGACCCAATGACAGGAGAGCCCACGCACATCTACAGTGGAGGATACTGGGAAGCCAAGGAGCAGGGCAGCTGGGACTCCTGCCCGGATATCTTCTGA